One Desulfobulbus propionicus DSM 2032 DNA segment encodes these proteins:
- a CDS encoding glycosyltransferase produces MTNRLRALHVYRTYFPDPPGGLQEAIRQIALATQAQGVDSTIFTLSPHPEPSRLERPEGSVVRCRSWLAPASCDLGGLDSCRTFRTLVRQSDILVYHFPWPYADILHALGSCGKPSVMVYHSDIVRQRLLGMTYKPIMVHTLHSMAAIVATSTTYAQTSPILSLPTLRHKVRIIPLGIDEHSYPTSSDDSVFVRLQLHATDPYFLFVGVLRYYKGLHSLIRAAKDVNGKVVIAGTGPEQERLENLVKDAAVNNVIFAGRVTNTEKIALLRHCRAVVQPSHLRAEAFGMTLVEAAMFARPMISCEIGTGTSLVNKHAESGLVVPPEHPFELAQAMNCLLQETLFAKKLGNGARARYEKFFSGPALGKAYANLFAEMTR; encoded by the coding sequence GTGACTAACAGACTCAGGGCACTTCATGTGTATCGGACCTATTTTCCTGATCCCCCTGGTGGCTTACAGGAAGCGATTCGCCAGATTGCGTTGGCCACCCAAGCTCAGGGAGTCGATTCTACTATTTTTACGCTCAGCCCACACCCAGAACCGTCACGTCTAGAACGACCAGAGGGCAGCGTCGTACGCTGTCGATCTTGGCTGGCTCCTGCGTCTTGCGATCTAGGAGGACTTGATTCCTGCAGGACATTCAGGACACTGGTACGCCAGTCTGATATTCTTGTGTATCATTTCCCTTGGCCGTATGCGGATATCCTACATGCCTTAGGCAGCTGCGGCAAACCCTCAGTGATGGTCTATCACTCAGATATCGTCCGTCAACGTCTTCTTGGAATGACATATAAACCGATCATGGTGCATACATTGCACTCGATGGCCGCCATCGTTGCCACTTCAACGACATACGCACAAACCAGCCCAATTCTGTCTCTTCCTACCCTGCGCCATAAAGTACGCATCATTCCACTGGGTATTGATGAGCATTCTTATCCTACGAGCAGTGACGATAGCGTCTTTGTTCGTCTGCAGTTACATGCAACAGACCCCTATTTTTTATTCGTCGGCGTGCTGCGGTATTACAAGGGCCTCCACTCATTGATCCGTGCCGCAAAAGATGTAAATGGGAAAGTGGTAATCGCCGGAACGGGACCTGAACAGGAACGCCTTGAAAATTTGGTCAAAGATGCCGCTGTGAACAACGTGATTTTCGCTGGTCGAGTAACCAATACCGAAAAAATTGCTCTTCTTCGGCATTGCCGTGCTGTTGTCCAGCCCTCTCATCTTCGCGCTGAAGCCTTTGGCATGACCTTGGTCGAGGCCGCCATGTTCGCACGCCCAATGATCTCCTGTGAAATCGGTACCGGTACGTCCCTCGTCAACAAGCACGCGGAATCTGGGCTAGTCGTGCCCCCTGAGCATCCGTTCGAATTGGCACAGGCAATGAATTGTCTGTTGCAGGAAACACTTTTTGCCAAAAAATTGGGGAACGGTGCCCGTGCCCGGTATGAAAAATTTTTCTCAGGACCCGCCTTGGGGAAAGCGTACGCAAATTTATTTGCTGAGATGACTCGTTAA
- a CDS encoding IS1380 family transposase gives MKRMLLEQSSEEFYTSHSGLALAGACINRYSDLGRYVGRAAKGSDHITEIDILRSYLGLLCLGKSDYQAIAAMREDDYFKQALGIGRVPSVERLRQRLDEAGTELIPVVNRSSRTMLKRLKAPITGYRSGLVPLDVDVFSQDNSNTKKEGVSRTYKNYDGYAPMAAYLGMEGWCLEGELRPGSQHSQKGFVNFIKRVISGAKDLTKQPLRVRADAGNDALETLVALEDAEQTHYIVKWNPRESDVIAWRDRVFAEGPVKTPREGKRVGALIVEERKKVEEITYTFKRIVRVTERTIDKKGQFLLAPEITLEGWWTDLTTAAEDVIELYRQHATSEQFHSEFKTDLDLERLPNGKFATNALVMALGAFAYNILRFIGQTGQIAPFGPVRHSAKRRRLRTVIQELMYLAGRLLTTSRRLKLRFSRHCPAFAAFSAVYSGLMTAN, from the coding sequence ATGAAACGAATGCTCCTGGAGCAAAGCAGCGAAGAATTCTACACCAGCCACTCCGGGCTGGCCTTGGCTGGCGCCTGCATCAACCGGTACAGTGACCTTGGCCGGTATGTCGGCAGGGCGGCCAAGGGGAGCGATCACATTACCGAGATCGATATCCTGCGCAGCTATCTGGGCCTGTTGTGTCTGGGCAAGAGCGATTATCAGGCCATTGCCGCCATGCGAGAGGACGACTATTTCAAACAGGCCCTGGGTATCGGCCGGGTGCCCTCGGTCGAGCGGCTGCGGCAACGACTGGACGAGGCCGGAACTGAGCTGATCCCGGTGGTCAATCGAAGTTCGCGAACCATGCTCAAGCGGCTCAAAGCCCCGATCACCGGCTACCGGAGCGGTCTGGTCCCCCTGGATGTGGACGTCTTTTCCCAGGATAACTCCAACACCAAGAAGGAAGGTGTCAGCCGCACCTACAAGAACTACGATGGCTATGCTCCCATGGCTGCCTATCTCGGCATGGAGGGCTGGTGCCTGGAGGGGGAACTCCGGCCGGGCAGCCAGCATAGCCAGAAGGGGTTTGTCAACTTCATCAAGCGGGTGATTTCCGGCGCCAAGGATCTGACCAAGCAGCCGCTCAGGGTTCGCGCGGACGCGGGCAACGATGCCCTCGAGACCTTGGTCGCCCTGGAAGACGCGGAGCAGACCCACTACATCGTCAAATGGAATCCCCGGGAAAGCGATGTCATCGCCTGGCGCGACAGGGTGTTTGCCGAGGGACCGGTCAAGACTCCCAGAGAAGGGAAGCGGGTCGGCGCCCTAATCGTCGAAGAGCGCAAAAAGGTCGAAGAAATAACCTATACCTTCAAACGAATCGTCAGGGTGACTGAGCGGACCATCGATAAAAAAGGTCAGTTTCTCCTCGCTCCGGAGATCACCCTTGAGGGCTGGTGGACCGACCTTACGACAGCTGCGGAAGATGTGATCGAACTCTATCGGCAGCATGCCACCTCGGAGCAGTTCCATAGCGAGTTCAAGACCGACTTGGATCTCGAACGGCTGCCGAACGGCAAGTTTGCCACCAACGCCCTGGTGATGGCTTTGGGCGCCTTTGCCTACAATATCCTCCGCTTTATCGGGCAGACGGGCCAGATCGCCCCCTTTGGACCGGTGAGGCATTCGGCCAAACGCAGACGGCTGAGAACTGTGATCCAAGAGCTGATGTATCTGGCCGGACGGCTGCTCACCACCAGCAGGCGATTGAAGCTGCGCTTCAGCCGGCATTGCCCGGCCTTTGCCGCCTTCAGTGCCGTGTACTCGGGGCTGATGACGGCAAATTAA
- a CDS encoding sulfotransferase family 2 domain-containing protein, giving the protein MNMTDHDLIVFLHIPMVLGASAKNYFRGNCTGSVLWLGEDFTRDDLIKWDDQKFQYANVIGGHFSYSLTTGIKKGKIYVSIITDPIIRAINLYRYIQNTNSHHLHIDAKKQSMQSLIENNPIFRSQINNLQVKFLSGLSIDLQHKGNFQTALDNINNNNFYVASEDNVQTLFNRLFSDIDGNFLYNFSLIRNYNQSDKIDELFNDESLIDKINSLNDEDKKLFNYFNKPGLIVTPEGTVSEHPDSSHLPEKLVFMHIPKTGGTSLHDILTNLVHPELICPERYNTLKFFDHNYLNQYFFFSGHYDWESVSNIPGKKKIFTILREPKARILSLYHFWRSHTWKVIEEKNLGGPRLAKTLDLVDFLASEDPGIVGNIDNALVRNLIGPVYIGPDRGFLYPSDEVVQRALRNLEAMVVVGVLENPDYGITHVLNKLDLPVPAMIPRSRDSTKFAEQPNMEFVEKQPVSEEAEELLKKLTVFDRIIYEHYYRKYSSNLIND; this is encoded by the coding sequence ATGAACATGACTGACCACGACCTCATAGTTTTTTTGCACATCCCAATGGTGTTAGGCGCTTCAGCGAAAAATTATTTTAGAGGAAATTGCACAGGAAGCGTTTTATGGCTTGGAGAAGATTTCACACGGGATGATCTCATAAAATGGGACGATCAAAAGTTTCAATACGCTAATGTTATTGGTGGGCATTTTTCCTACTCCTTGACCACAGGAATAAAAAAGGGGAAAATTTATGTATCTATTATCACCGACCCTATTATTCGTGCAATAAATTTATATAGATATATACAAAATACCAATTCTCATCATTTACATATAGATGCGAAGAAACAATCGATGCAATCTCTTATTGAGAATAATCCTATTTTTCGCTCTCAAATCAATAATTTGCAGGTAAAATTTTTATCTGGCCTCTCTATCGATTTACAACACAAAGGAAATTTTCAAACCGCTCTAGACAATATAAACAATAATAACTTTTATGTTGCATCTGAGGATAATGTTCAAACGTTGTTCAATCGTCTTTTTAGCGATATCGATGGAAATTTCTTGTATAATTTTTCTTTAATTAGAAACTACAATCAATCTGACAAGATAGACGAACTTTTCAATGACGAATCTCTCATTGATAAAATCAATAGCCTTAATGATGAAGATAAAAAACTTTTTAATTACTTTAATAAACCTGGACTAATAGTAACCCCAGAAGGTACTGTTTCAGAACATCCTGACAGCTCGCATTTGCCCGAAAAACTTGTCTTCATGCATATTCCCAAAACAGGTGGTACAAGTTTACATGATATTTTGACAAACTTGGTTCACCCTGAATTGATTTGTCCGGAGCGCTATAATACTCTAAAATTTTTCGATCATAATTATCTGAATCAATACTTCTTTTTCTCAGGACATTATGACTGGGAAAGCGTCAGCAACATACCCGGAAAAAAGAAAATTTTCACAATCCTACGTGAACCAAAAGCAAGAATACTTTCGCTCTATCATTTCTGGCGCTCTCATACCTGGAAAGTGATCGAAGAAAAAAATCTAGGGGGGCCAAGATTAGCAAAGACGCTTGATCTTGTTGATTTTCTTGCCTCTGAGGATCCTGGAATTGTAGGAAACATTGATAATGCACTCGTTAGGAATCTTATTGGCCCTGTTTATATTGGCCCAGATCGAGGCTTTCTTTATCCGTCTGACGAGGTTGTTCAACGAGCGCTCAGGAACCTTGAAGCCATGGTGGTGGTAGGTGTTCTGGAAAATCCAGATTACGGAATTACCCATGTATTAAACAAGTTAGATTTACCCGTGCCAGCGATGATTCCTCGATCTAGGGATTCTACTAAGTTCGCCGAACAACCCAATATGGAATTTGTCGAAAAACAACCTGTTTCTGAAGAAGCAGAAGAATTATTAAAGAAATTAACAGTATTTGACAGGATAATTTACGAACATTATTATAGAAAATATTCATCAAATCTAATCAATGACTAA
- a CDS encoding glycosyltransferase family 4 protein, which translates to MRIGVDARLLSEPVTGIGRYTTELTRELVQLGGNFYLYTPKPPLASDWNNDNVILRSSRFESRIGKMLWSQTVLPYWAAQDKVDVFWGATHRLPRALPASMARVVTIHDLVWKCAGETMRPLSRWLEGRLMPDAIRLADRIMADSNSTAEAVTAEFPNAKDKVRVVHLGGTFHARPATFAALETFDIDRPYFLFVGTLEPRKNLDRLLAAFATLPENLRAETLLVIAGGKGWGGVNISSLLQQYDLERNVLVTGYVNDAQLATLYANAKFLVMPSLYEGFGLPLVEAMSYGVPVLTSDCSSLPEVAGDAGLLVNPHDSQAIADGLVELLTNDTRRLALAAKAQENAARFSWNKAAIRTMEIFAEAVNERRARLRLRL; encoded by the coding sequence ATGCGTATCGGCGTCGATGCACGACTTCTTTCCGAGCCGGTCACCGGCATAGGCCGCTATACAACTGAGCTGACCCGCGAGTTGGTGCAATTGGGAGGAAACTTTTATCTGTATACACCGAAACCTCCCCTTGCTTCGGACTGGAACAATGACAATGTGATTCTGCGTTCCAGCCGCTTTGAAAGTCGGATCGGTAAAATGCTCTGGTCTCAGACGGTATTGCCTTATTGGGCCGCTCAGGACAAGGTTGATGTCTTCTGGGGCGCCACCCACAGATTACCTCGTGCCCTACCCGCTTCCATGGCCCGTGTGGTCACCATCCATGACCTGGTGTGGAAATGTGCCGGTGAGACCATGCGGCCACTAAGTCGATGGTTGGAAGGGCGTCTGATGCCGGACGCTATCCGCTTGGCCGACCGCATCATGGCTGACTCGAACAGCACCGCAGAGGCGGTAACAGCTGAGTTTCCCAATGCAAAGGATAAGGTTCGGGTCGTACATCTGGGGGGGACCTTTCATGCTCGGCCAGCTACCTTCGCAGCACTTGAAACTTTCGACATTGATCGCCCGTATTTTTTATTTGTCGGCACCCTGGAACCGAGAAAAAACCTAGATCGACTTCTGGCAGCGTTCGCTACTCTTCCGGAAAATTTGCGCGCGGAAACATTGCTCGTCATTGCCGGCGGCAAGGGTTGGGGCGGCGTTAATATTTCTTCACTTTTGCAGCAGTATGACCTGGAGCGAAATGTCCTGGTGACCGGTTATGTTAATGATGCCCAGCTTGCAACCCTTTATGCCAATGCGAAATTTCTCGTCATGCCTTCCCTTTACGAGGGATTTGGCCTGCCTCTTGTCGAGGCAATGTCCTATGGGGTACCTGTTTTAACTTCCGATTGCTCCTCACTTCCGGAAGTCGCAGGCGATGCAGGCCTACTTGTTAACCCACACGATTCCCAAGCAATCGCCGATGGCCTTGTCGAGTTGTTGACCAACGACACCCGGCGCCTAGCACTAGCGGCCAAGGCCCAGGAGAATGCCGCACGATTTTCCTGGAACAAGGCCGCGATCCGAACAATGGAAATTTTTGCCGAAGCAGTCAATGAACGAAGGGCTCGGTTGAGGTTGCGCCTGTGA
- a CDS encoding IS5 family transposase: MIQPGFFDLQDRLHKIDKNGDPLAKINETVNWEMFRPALEKARDKGRQSTVGPKGYDVILLFKILILQSLYNLSDDATEFQILDRHSFGRFLGLHISQKVPDATTIWRFREDLVKAGIVEELFATFDAHLRDNGFMAMKGQIVDASIVSVPKQRNSREENARIKEGDIPENWSENKRRRKDADARWTKKNGKSYYGYKNHISVDVKHKLIRSYAVTDAALHDSNVFEQLLADNTSKDVWADSAYRSADRLERLGQDGFREHIQRKGSRNRPLTPREQEGNRTRSKVRSRIEHVFGVQAQRAGNVLLRTIGIARARAKIGLRNLVYNIDRMGMLLAASR; this comes from the coding sequence ATGATCCAGCCCGGCTTTTTTGATTTGCAGGACCGATTGCACAAAATCGACAAGAACGGCGACCCACTTGCCAAGATCAACGAGACGGTCAACTGGGAGATGTTTCGTCCTGCGCTCGAAAAGGCCAGGGACAAGGGCCGGCAGTCTACGGTCGGGCCGAAGGGGTACGACGTCATCCTGCTGTTTAAGATTCTCATCCTGCAGTCGTTGTACAATCTGTCGGATGACGCGACCGAGTTTCAGATTCTCGACCGGCACTCCTTTGGGCGCTTTCTTGGTCTGCACATCAGCCAGAAGGTTCCCGATGCCACCACCATCTGGCGTTTTCGGGAAGACCTCGTCAAGGCCGGCATTGTAGAGGAACTGTTTGCGACCTTCGATGCGCATCTCCGGGACAACGGCTTCATGGCGATGAAAGGGCAGATCGTGGATGCCAGCATTGTCAGCGTGCCCAAACAGCGGAACAGCCGGGAGGAAAATGCCCGGATCAAAGAGGGCGACATCCCGGAGAACTGGTCCGAGAACAAGCGGCGTAGAAAAGACGCGGACGCGCGCTGGACCAAGAAGAACGGCAAGTCTTATTACGGCTACAAGAACCACATCTCGGTGGATGTGAAGCACAAGTTGATTCGCAGCTATGCCGTGACCGATGCGGCCCTGCACGACAGCAACGTGTTCGAGCAACTCCTTGCCGACAATACGAGCAAGGACGTCTGGGCGGATTCGGCCTATCGATCCGCGGATCGATTGGAGCGCCTCGGCCAGGATGGTTTTCGTGAACACATCCAACGCAAGGGGAGCCGCAATCGTCCCTTGACGCCCAGAGAACAGGAGGGCAACCGAACCAGATCCAAGGTCCGTTCGCGAATCGAGCATGTCTTTGGTGTACAGGCGCAGCGAGCGGGGAATGTACTGTTGCGCACGATCGGCATAGCCCGAGCCCGAGCAAAGATCGGCTTGCGCAACTTGGTGTATAACATTGACCGAATGGGGATGCTTCTGGCTGCAAGCAGGTGA
- a CDS encoding MBOAT family O-acyltransferase, with translation MSQATAFNFQETLYKYLDFAITNINNILSIFYFTNIPLANIALPIGISFYCFQAMSYTIDVYRETVNPQYNLKKFVLYISLFPQLIAGPIVRYSDIFQQLNNRNLILANVYEGIVRFCIGLAKKILIADTMGAIADKIFISQPEQIPTAAAWMGSVAYALQIYYDFSAYSDMAIGLGLIFNFHFLENFKFPYGSCSISDFWQRWHISLSSWLKDYLYIPLGGNKISRTRTYVNQLIVFFLCGLWHGASWNFVAWGLWHGLGLIIEKTTFIHFLQKCPKPIANGYVLIFVIIGWVFFRSPDLPYAMIYLKNMFLGNQSYDIYSFMPLWTDCLTFSNMLLLVTGCIFAYPIQRFSHNCLMKKNTGILTIFLVFIASFLFAMTNSFSPFIYFRF, from the coding sequence TTGTCGCAGGCTACTGCATTTAATTTTCAAGAAACCCTTTATAAATATTTAGACTTCGCCATAACAAACATAAATAATATTTTAAGTATCTTTTATTTTACAAATATTCCACTCGCCAACATAGCTCTTCCTATTGGTATTTCATTTTACTGTTTCCAGGCCATGTCATATACAATCGATGTATACCGCGAAACGGTAAATCCTCAGTACAATTTAAAAAAATTTGTTCTTTATATATCTCTGTTTCCACAACTTATTGCTGGACCAATTGTTCGATACAGTGATATTTTTCAACAACTAAATAATCGCAATCTCATACTCGCTAATGTTTATGAAGGAATTGTTCGTTTTTGCATTGGACTTGCAAAAAAAATTTTAATAGCTGATACAATGGGAGCAATAGCAGATAAAATTTTTATATCACAACCTGAACAAATTCCAACAGCGGCAGCATGGATGGGAAGTGTTGCGTATGCATTACAAATATACTACGATTTTTCTGCCTATTCTGATATGGCCATTGGATTAGGGCTTATATTTAATTTTCACTTTTTGGAGAATTTTAAATTTCCTTATGGTTCTTGCTCAATCAGTGATTTTTGGCAAAGATGGCACATTTCATTATCTTCATGGCTAAAAGATTATCTATACATTCCTCTCGGAGGAAATAAGATTTCTAGAACGCGTACTTATGTAAACCAATTAATCGTTTTTTTTCTTTGTGGACTTTGGCATGGGGCTTCATGGAATTTTGTCGCATGGGGACTTTGGCACGGGTTAGGATTGATCATTGAAAAAACAACCTTTATCCATTTCTTGCAAAAATGCCCAAAGCCTATTGCAAACGGCTATGTATTGATTTTTGTCATCATTGGGTGGGTTTTCTTTCGCTCTCCAGATTTACCGTACGCTATGATCTATCTCAAAAACATGTTTTTAGGCAATCAATCTTACGATATTTATTCCTTCATGCCACTATGGACAGACTGCCTGACATTTAGCAACATGTTGCTACTAGTTACAGGATGCATTTTTGCTTACCCTATTCAAAGATTCTCACACAACTGCCTCATGAAAAAAAATACAGGAATATTAACTATATTTTTAGTATTTATCGCATCTTTTCTATTTGCAATGACAAATTCTTTTAGCCCTTTTATATACTTTAGGTTTTGA
- a CDS encoding winged helix-turn-helix domain-containing protein, with protein sequence MNEFDGRKINRKALEAIRIRAVKRVEAGESPEAVIKALGLTRSRIYEWIAKYRERGIEALRSSKASGRPPKLPGTALHKIYSLVVGRNPRQLKFPFALWTRSVVRELIRHEFAVRLSDVSVGRLLHRLGLSPQRPVRRAFQQNQPLVVDWMAKDFPRIKKMALEAGADIFFDERGVGPLRLSFWHYLGAQG encoded by the coding sequence ATGAACGAATTCGATGGGCGTAAAATAAATCGCAAGGCACTTGAAGCAATTCGCATACGTGCCGTGAAGCGAGTTGAAGCAGGGGAAAGTCCCGAAGCTGTCATTAAGGCGCTTGGGTTGACCCGTTCTCGTATTTATGAATGGATCGCAAAGTACAGGGAAAGAGGAATCGAAGCGCTGCGGAGCAGCAAGGCCAGCGGCCGTCCGCCCAAGCTTCCCGGCACAGCATTGCACAAGATTTACAGTTTGGTTGTCGGCAGAAACCCACGGCAGTTGAAATTTCCCTTTGCGCTTTGGACCAGAAGCGTGGTGCGGGAATTGATCCGGCACGAGTTTGCTGTTCGCTTGAGCGATGTCTCGGTAGGACGCTTGCTGCACAGGCTTGGTCTGAGTCCTCAACGTCCAGTCCGGAGAGCGTTTCAGCAAAATCAACCTCTTGTTGTCGACTGGATGGCCAAAGACTTCCCCAGGATCAAGAAAATGGCCCTTGAGGCAGGCGCCGACATCTTCTTTGATGAACGAGGCGTCGGTCCGCTCCGATTATCATTCTGGCACTACCTGGGCGCCCAAGGGTGA
- a CDS encoding GDP-mannose 4,6-dehydratase: MNADFHSDKPCALITGMTGFTGHYLAEALRRDGYQVVGTCHHDFLSTESGLFAVDLCNLEQVRQMVADVRPHVVAHLAAISFVAHGDVEAMYRVNILGTRNLLEALAGLQIQPHAVLLASSANIYGNAPVEVIDESVAPAPANDYAVSKLAMEYMARLWMERLPIIITRPFNYTGVGQAPQFLLPKIVNHFRRGERVIELGNIGVERDFSDVRTIAQVYATLLKQSPAGEMFNVCSGQVYALKEVLAMMAEIAGYEIEVRVNPAFVRANEVKRLQGDAGKLRRTIGDIRTIPLRETLRWMYEAPVS, from the coding sequence ATGAACGCGGATTTTCATTCTGACAAACCCTGTGCCCTGATCACCGGCATGACCGGTTTTACCGGGCACTACCTGGCCGAGGCACTGCGCCGCGATGGTTACCAAGTCGTCGGTACCTGCCATCACGACTTCTTGTCGACCGAAAGCGGACTGTTCGCCGTCGATTTGTGTAACCTTGAGCAGGTGCGCCAGATGGTGGCAGATGTGCGGCCGCATGTTGTCGCTCATCTCGCTGCAATTTCATTTGTCGCTCATGGCGATGTTGAAGCCATGTACCGGGTCAATATCCTGGGTACAAGGAACTTGTTGGAGGCACTGGCAGGTCTACAAATACAACCTCACGCCGTCCTGCTCGCCAGCAGCGCCAATATTTACGGCAACGCCCCGGTTGAGGTGATAGACGAGTCGGTTGCGCCCGCTCCAGCCAATGATTATGCTGTCAGCAAATTGGCCATGGAGTACATGGCGCGCTTGTGGATGGAGCGGCTGCCGATCATCATCACTCGGCCGTTCAATTACACAGGAGTTGGGCAAGCGCCCCAGTTTCTGCTGCCCAAGATCGTCAACCATTTTCGGCGTGGCGAACGGGTGATAGAACTCGGCAATATCGGTGTCGAACGCGATTTTTCCGATGTTCGTACCATTGCCCAGGTCTACGCGACCCTCCTTAAGCAATCGCCCGCCGGCGAGATGTTCAATGTCTGTTCGGGGCAGGTGTATGCGCTCAAGGAGGTGCTGGCGATGATGGCCGAAATCGCCGGCTACGAGATTGAGGTGCGAGTCAACCCGGCCTTCGTGCGCGCCAATGAGGTGAAGCGCCTGCAGGGGGATGCAGGCAAATTGCGACGGACCATAGGCGATATTAGGACAATTCCTTTACGGGAGACTTTGCGCTGGATGTACGAGGCTCCGGTTTCTTAA
- the gmd gene encoding GDP-mannose 4,6-dehydratase → MKIALITGITGQDGPYLAQLLLEKGYTVYGTYRRSSSVNFWRMDELGISNHPNMHLLEYDLTDQSANIRLIGQVRPDEIYNLAAQSFVGVSFDQPIATAMITGLGALHLLEAIRIVDPKIRYYQASTSELFGLVQEVPQRETTPFHPRSPYGVAKLYAHWITVNYRESYGIFGASGILFNHESPLRGREFVTRKITDSIAKIKLGKLDVLELGNLSAKRDWGYAKEYVEGMWRMLQADTPDTYVLATGRTETVRDFVSMACKAAEIDIFWQGEGQDEVAVATATNKVIVRVNPAFYRPAEVELLIGDASKAKRALGWAPKTTLEQLCAMMVEADLNRNERGFSF, encoded by the coding sequence ATGAAAATAGCACTTATCACCGGCATCACTGGTCAGGACGGCCCGTATCTGGCCCAACTCCTTTTGGAAAAAGGGTACACAGTCTATGGCACCTACCGACGGTCCAGTTCCGTTAATTTCTGGCGCATGGATGAGTTAGGTATTAGTAATCATCCAAACATGCATCTGTTGGAGTACGACCTGACCGATCAGTCCGCCAACATTCGTCTCATTGGCCAGGTCCGGCCGGATGAAATCTATAATCTGGCGGCGCAGAGCTTTGTGGGGGTCTCGTTTGATCAGCCCATCGCCACAGCCATGATCACCGGGCTGGGGGCCTTGCATCTCCTTGAGGCCATTCGCATTGTCGACCCAAAAATCCGTTATTATCAGGCCTCCACGTCTGAGTTGTTCGGATTGGTCCAGGAAGTGCCACAACGGGAAACCACCCCCTTCCACCCCCGTAGTCCTTACGGTGTGGCCAAACTCTACGCACATTGGATCACGGTTAATTATCGTGAGTCCTACGGTATATTCGGGGCGAGCGGCATTCTCTTCAATCACGAATCGCCGTTGCGCGGTCGTGAATTCGTCACCCGCAAAATCACCGACAGCATTGCCAAAATCAAGCTGGGGAAGCTCGACGTGTTGGAACTGGGCAACCTGAGTGCCAAGCGCGACTGGGGCTATGCCAAGGAGTACGTTGAAGGCATGTGGCGGATGCTGCAAGCCGATACACCGGATACCTATGTTCTTGCCACGGGCCGGACCGAAACAGTGCGCGATTTCGTCAGCATGGCCTGTAAGGCTGCTGAGATCGACATCTTTTGGCAGGGTGAGGGTCAGGATGAGGTGGCGGTTGCGACCGCGACCAACAAGGTAATCGTCCGTGTTAATCCTGCCTTTTATCGCCCCGCTGAGGTGGAACTGCTCATTGGCGATGCGTCCAAGGCCAAACGTGCATTAGGCTGGGCACCCAAAACAACCTTGGAGCAGCTCTGCGCCATGATGGTCGAGGCGGATCTGAATCGCAATGAACGCGGATTTTCATTCTGA